A stretch of bacterium DNA encodes these proteins:
- a CDS encoding aminotransferase class I/II-fold pyridoxal phosphate-dependent enzyme: MSLSKLARSIAPSPTLALNEEARILREKGEAVIHLGAGEPKNKAPIAAILSSAAKLTAGDIKYTPTEGTVSLRKAIVRYTEENYDRVPTSDNIIVGAGAKQCLYNILYTLLNPQDEVIILAPYWVSYPEMVKMLYGVPVIVTPEDGTFYPRFEEVVQHVTSYTKAIIVNSPNNPSGAVYSEDFTAQLVQFCEEKGIYYISDDIYHKLIFDGKKWANPYRYTNRDLETTHVITTNGVSKLYGMTGFRVGWVVAPKKMTSVMVNVQGQISTTVSLMQQAGAEGALTGVQSVIESLRQMLENNRNVMVQELKGMSGVHLRPPDGTYYCLPDFRAYAAPFGGDSVKMCKFLLDKARVVTVPGKEFGMEGHLRLSVCGTIKEIKQGVERIKWALDPKSPNEIFVGDRKLVRDWL; encoded by the coding sequence ATGAGCTTAAGTAAGCTGGCACGGTCCATTGCACCGTCTCCCACACTCGCCCTCAACGAGGAAGCGCGTATTCTTCGTGAAAAGGGCGAGGCGGTTATTCACCTCGGGGCGGGTGAACCGAAAAACAAAGCCCCCATCGCGGCCATTCTCTCCAGCGCGGCCAAGCTGACCGCCGGCGACATCAAATACACCCCCACCGAGGGCACGGTGTCGCTGCGTAAGGCCATCGTCCGCTATACGGAAGAGAACTATGACCGCGTCCCCACCAGCGATAACATCATCGTCGGCGCGGGCGCGAAGCAATGTCTGTACAACATCCTGTACACGCTGCTGAATCCGCAGGACGAAGTCATCATCCTCGCCCCCTACTGGGTCAGCTACCCGGAAATGGTGAAGATGCTCTACGGCGTGCCGGTGATCGTTACCCCTGAAGACGGGACGTTTTACCCGCGCTTTGAGGAAGTGGTGCAGCACGTCACCTCCTACACCAAGGCGATCATCGTCAACAGTCCCAACAATCCGTCGGGCGCGGTGTACTCGGAAGACTTCACCGCCCAGCTTGTGCAGTTTTGCGAAGAGAAGGGGATCTACTACATCTCCGACGACATCTACCACAAGCTTATCTTCGACGGGAAGAAGTGGGCCAATCCCTACCGGTACACCAATCGGGATCTGGAAACCACGCACGTCATCACCACCAACGGCGTCTCCAAGCTCTACGGCATGACCGGTTTCCGCGTCGGTTGGGTGGTCGCTCCCAAGAAGATGACCAGCGTGATGGTCAACGTTCAGGGGCAGATTTCCACCACCGTCTCGCTCATGCAGCAGGCCGGAGCCGAGGGCGCGTTGACCGGCGTGCAGTCGGTGATCGAGTCGTTGCGCCAGATGCTCGAAAACAACCGCAACGTGATGGTGCAGGAACTGAAGGGCATGAGCGGCGTGCATCTGCGTCCGCCGGATGGAACGTACTACTGTTTGCCCGATTTCCGGGCGTATGCCGCGCCGTTCGGCGGCGATTCGGTGAAGATGTGCAAGTTCCTGCTGGATAAGGCCCGCGTGGTGACTGTGCCCGGCAAGGAATTCGGTATGGAAGGACACCTGCGGCTCAGCGTCTGCGGCACCATCAAAGAAATCAAACAGGGCGTCGAACGCATCAAGTGGGCGCTCGACCCGAAATCGCCCAACGAAATTTTCGTCGGCGACCGCAAGCTCGTGAGGGATTGGCTATGA
- the flgC gene encoding flagellar basal body rod protein FlgC has protein sequence MKIDRLFTAMDVSASGLAVQRKRMNVIAENLANAETTRTAEGGPYRRQKVVLGQDRQFALELDAQTRVTNDLRREHVNHLPAKESTPDDSQFSGVKADVVADPSPFREVYDPGHPDADENGMVKLPNVDLVEEMTELIAASRAYEANVTAFNASKSMMKKALDL, from the coding sequence ATGAAGATTGACCGGCTTTTCACGGCGATGGACGTCAGCGCCAGCGGCCTGGCCGTTCAGCGCAAGCGGATGAACGTCATCGCCGAGAACCTGGCCAATGCCGAGACAACTCGAACTGCCGAGGGAGGGCCGTATCGTCGGCAGAAAGTCGTTTTAGGACAGGATCGCCAGTTCGCCCTCGAATTGGACGCCCAAACCCGGGTTACAAATGATTTGCGCCGGGAACACGTAAACCATCTTCCGGCCAAGGAATCCACACCCGATGACTCGCAGTTCAGCGGAGTAAAAGCCGATGTGGTGGCCGATCCGTCGCCTTTCCGGGAAGTGTACGATCCGGGTCACCCCGACGCGGACGAAAACGGGATGGTCAAGCTGCCCAACGTGGACCTTGTGGAAGAGATGACTGAGCTGATCGCGGCGTCGCGCGCCTATGAGGCCAACGTCACCGCGTTTAATGCTTCCAAGAGCATGATGAAGAAGGCGTTGGACCTGTAA
- the fliE gene encoding flagellar hook-basal body complex protein FliE: protein MNGIDRLPPIPPFKNDMQIVPQKEKAEGGSFGDTLKEFVGDVNRMQLDAAEKTRQFATGEIRDLHEVMAAAEEASISMMLLLELRNKALEGYKELMRIPV, encoded by the coding sequence ATGAATGGAATAGACAGACTTCCGCCCATTCCGCCGTTCAAGAACGATATGCAGATCGTTCCGCAGAAAGAGAAAGCTGAGGGCGGCTCGTTCGGCGACACGCTGAAGGAATTCGTCGGCGACGTGAATCGCATGCAGCTTGACGCGGCCGAGAAGACCCGCCAGTTTGCGACGGGAGAAATCCGCGATCTGCACGAAGTCATGGCGGCGGCGGAAGAGGCTTCGATTTCGATGATGCTGCTCCTCGAACTCCGCAATAAGGCGCTGGAGGGCTACAAGGAGCTGATGAGAATACCGGTCTAA
- the fliF gene encoding flagellar M-ring protein FliF, with protein MATLFRPFVELWQRLTLGQRAGLVLAAGLVIALAAGAISYTTRPVYTTLYTGLSGKDAAQIVDKLRERKIPFQVSSDGTAIKVPQEQASELRLDFAGAGLPRSGEIGYELFDKPMLGMTDFVQHMNYHRALEGELGRTISELDAIETARVHLVVPSTRLFKEDQKQPTASIAVQLSPGGTLSPQQVQAITYMTAYSVEGLEVGNITIIDTRGNLLSGASSRDGMVGLSATQLEVQRNVEADLERKALALLDNTLGPNRAQVQVTAKLNWNRIERTVENYDAENSATLSEERQESTGDVDVDGAGGGTSERSVTNYQVPRTVEKYVPEVGNIERISASVLVDGDYEITKNADGTETRTFRDRTAQEIEKFRTLVATAIGFDRTRNDELTVISFPFAQEEPLPVSKELPLMKIIEKVLLGLALIGLFLLVRSLINRLSRGFPALPAGVPAGALPQGQGQVMLASGVPATPAELAARAEGTAAALHQGPQVSHEGSGPRIIFKQSPQTIVVEEESPSIEVIKHQELLKRTTDYIVEKPEQATQILRGWILDESSEKFNR; from the coding sequence ATGGCTACACTCTTCCGACCTTTCGTGGAACTCTGGCAGCGGCTGACACTGGGACAGCGGGCCGGTCTGGTCTTGGCGGCCGGGCTGGTCATTGCTCTGGCCGCCGGAGCCATCAGCTACACGACTCGCCCCGTCTACACGACTCTTTATACGGGTCTGAGCGGGAAAGACGCCGCCCAGATCGTAGACAAATTGCGCGAGCGCAAGATTCCGTTTCAGGTCAGTAGCGACGGAACGGCGATCAAGGTTCCGCAGGAACAAGCCAGCGAGCTGAGACTGGACTTTGCGGGAGCGGGGCTTCCGCGCTCGGGCGAAATCGGCTATGAACTCTTCGACAAGCCCATGCTCGGAATGACCGATTTCGTCCAGCATATGAACTACCATCGGGCTCTCGAAGGAGAACTGGGGCGCACGATTTCGGAACTGGATGCCATCGAAACGGCTCGCGTTCATTTGGTGGTTCCGTCCACTCGCCTATTCAAGGAAGATCAGAAGCAGCCCACCGCCTCCATTGCCGTGCAATTAAGTCCGGGGGGCACGCTGTCTCCGCAGCAGGTGCAGGCCATTACCTATATGACGGCCTATTCGGTGGAAGGTCTCGAGGTTGGCAATATCACGATCATTGACACCCGCGGGAATCTGCTTTCGGGAGCTTCGTCGCGGGACGGCATGGTGGGTCTTTCGGCGACGCAGCTCGAGGTGCAGCGAAACGTGGAAGCCGATCTGGAACGCAAAGCGCTCGCGCTCCTCGATAATACGCTCGGTCCGAATCGCGCGCAGGTCCAAGTCACCGCCAAACTCAATTGGAACCGGATTGAGCGCACCGTTGAGAATTATGACGCCGAAAACTCGGCCACGCTGAGTGAGGAACGTCAAGAAAGCACCGGCGATGTGGACGTGGACGGCGCGGGCGGCGGCACCAGCGAACGAAGCGTGACCAACTATCAGGTGCCGCGTACCGTTGAAAAGTACGTTCCCGAGGTCGGAAACATCGAAAGAATCTCGGCGTCCGTGCTGGTGGACGGCGACTACGAGATTACCAAGAACGCCGACGGCACGGAGACCAGAACCTTCCGCGATCGAACTGCGCAGGAAATCGAAAAGTTTCGAACGCTGGTGGCGACGGCCATTGGATTCGACCGCACGCGCAACGACGAGCTGACGGTGATCTCGTTCCCCTTCGCCCAGGAAGAACCGCTGCCGGTCAGCAAAGAGCTACCGTTGATGAAGATCATCGAGAAAGTGCTGTTGGGGCTGGCGCTCATCGGATTGTTCCTGCTAGTGCGCTCGCTCATCAACCGCCTTTCCAGGGGCTTCCCGGCTCTGCCGGCGGGCGTTCCGGCCGGAGCGCTGCCGCAAGGACAGGGACAGGTCATGCTGGCCAGTGGGGTGCCGGCTACTCCGGCGGAACTGGCCGCTCGCGCGGAAGGCACCGCGGCGGCGCTGCATCAGGGTCCGCAGGTTAGTCATGAAGGCAGCGGACCTCGCATCATCTTCAAGCAGAGTCCGCAGACCATCGTGGTGGAAGAGGAGTCTCCCAGCATCGAGGTGATCAAGCACCAGGAGCTCTTGAAACGCACTACGGATTACATTGTGGAAAAGCCCGAACAGGCG